The Syngnathus scovelli strain Florida chromosome 19, RoL_Ssco_1.2, whole genome shotgun sequence region CATCAAAGAccttgtctaaaaaaaaaaaatgcttcttttatatattatttttggaCTGTTCACCACTAATTGAAAGTGGTGAATGGCGGAGAGAAAGGGAAGAATTTAGGATGCATGTCAAGTTCTCAgtggggcttggagctattggaTGTTGGAAGGTGTCACCAATCAAAGGGCCTTTTTGTCCTCTGGCGTCTCCGTTTTGTAACCTCGAGACGCCCCGAGCTCCCTGGCGGGGATCCAACATGGCTTTCTTCCTGTGGAAATCTGCGTTTCCTCCCAATAATCTGCCAAGCATGAGATACAGTAATTCTCTCAGTGCGGCTAAGCTGAGGAGAAAACCATTGTTTTGCCCATTGAATCAAAAAGAAAGCACATGTGAACAGTTGTCACATTCCCGCAGGTTTTCCTCTCCTGGCTGCGATGAGGGGGCgttactcacacaaagtgggcgTGCTGGCCAAGGCCTTCTTCCTGCTGTGGCTGTTGTGGCTCGGGtatctcctcctcgtcctctccCCCTCATCGTCATCACCCTCCTCGTCCTCCAGCGACACGCCAGACCCGGAGCATGATAAACGCCACGTCGCCGAGCCGGACCTGGCCGAGCTGGCCCGGCCCGTCTACGCCAAACCGCCGGCAGATGACGGCGCCCCGGGGGAGTGGGGCCGGGCGGCGGTCCTTGACCTGGGGCCGGAGGAGAAGACACAGGCGCAGGACAGCGTGGAGCGGTACGCCATCAACATCTTCGTCAGCGAAAGGATTTCCCTCCACAGACACATCAAGGACAACCGGATGCCCGAGTGAGTCAGAAGCAATTCAAATTTTGGAGGTGTCATTCATGTAATCCGATTTTCGGACTCGGTGTGAAGTGGAGACGGCGCGCAAATAACATTTAACATGATCGCTGTCCACTATGTGTCATACGCCAGGTGTCGCAGCAAGCAGTTTGACTACCGCCATTTGCCCAGCACTTCTGTCATCATCGCCTTCTACAATGAAGCCTGGTCCACGCTACTCAGGACGGTCCACAGCGTCTTGGAGAGCACGCCCGACATTCTGCTCAAGGAGGTGATCCTGGTCGACGACTACAGCGACAGAGGTGGGACCTCGACCAGGAAAGTGCCAGCAACTTTTGTTGACGTTGACACGCTTGCTTGTTTGTCAGGCTACCTAAAAACGCCGCTGGCCCAATACCTGAGCGGCCTACAGCGCGTCCGTCTCATCCGCACCACCAAGCGCGAGGGCCTGGTCCGGGCCCGTCTCATCGGCGCCAGCTACTCGGCCGGCAACGTGCTCACCTTCCTGGATTGCCACTGCGAGTGCGTCCCCGGCTGGATCGAGCCCCTGCTGGAGAGGTGGGTCCGCTCGGCCCGTCAGAGCGCTTCAGATGGGGGGTACGCAAGCAGCGGATTGTCTTTTTTTGAAGGATCAGGCAGAACCCCAACACCATCGTGTGCCCCGTCATCGACACcattgactggaacacttttgaGTTTTACATGCAGCCCGAGGAGCCCATGATTGGGGGCTTTGACTGGAGGCTCACCTTCCAGTGGCACGCCGTGCCCGAGCAGGAACGCCGGCGCCGCAAGTCACGCATCGAACCGCTCAGGTGAGGACGCATGGGGGCGAAGTCAGACCTGATACGCAACAACTGTGTGGCGTCCTCGCCAGGTCCCCGACGATGGCGGGTGGCTTGTTTGCGGTCAGCAAAGCCTACTTTAAGCGCCTGGGCACCTACGACACGGGCATGGAGGTCTGGGGCGGCGAGAACCTGGAGCTCTCCTTTCGGGTCAGCACCACCTCCTTGTCGACCGGCCTGCCACGCGTTTATGCTCGCTCCACCAAGGCTGAAGCGTGCGCGTTGTCCCTCAGGTGTGGCAGTGCGGCGGCAGCCTGGAGATCCACCCTTGCTCCCACGTCGGCCACGTCTTCCCCAAGAAGGCACCGTACGCTCGGCCCAACTTCCTGCAGAACACGGTGCGGGCGGCTGAGGTGTGGATGGACGACTACAAGCAGCATTTCTACAAAAGGAACCCGCCTGCAAAAAAGGTGTGCACACCCCAGTGTTAATgtcccccaaaaataaaatgaggGAACAGCTGGCTGATCTCCCGGTTCTCCGGACGGATTCTTTTTCAGCCGGAGGGACTTTTGTCCTTTCTTGAATACTTTTAGCTGACAAAGACCGACTTGGTTTGCTCAGACGGTTTGCACAGCAGCCGATATCATTAATTAGTGGATGAGTGAATGCTAATGCTATGCATGAAGCTAACTCAacttattcatatttatttcataCTTTAAAAACAACTGCAGCTCGAACAAATCGCTGTACACAAAAGCACAGTTcaaaaagtagaataataaaTTGTCTCTAAAACTCTGTGTCAAATCATCCGATCAAGTTGGAGAGCCAGAATTGCTTTGATTCCCAAAAAGGCAAAACATCAGCGCCAGAGGGCACAGATACACCGATACAATGAGTGACAAATTTAACCTGGGCTGTTTTTAGCTTCACCAACTTGAATTACTTTTAGTTCCACTCCGAAGTGTAAACTCTGTGTGGCCAACCGCTTCCTCATTCTTGCATGGTAGTTCCTCAAAGCTGCCAAGATCAGCACTATGCAACATTCCAGGAGGGTGCACCAACAGGTGGCCAGCCGCTGCACACCTTTGCAAACACGCCCATGTTCAATATTTATTTTAGCTGCCTGCACTAAACATACACCTGAACAATTGAAAATGGATTGGCGATGACGATGATGCTATTTCGCACCTGACAGGAGAACTACGGCGACGTTTCAGAGCGCTTGCAGCTCAGGGAGCGGCTACAGTGCAAGTCTTTCCAGTGGTACCTGAGCAACATCTACCCGGACCTGCACATACCCGAGGACAGGGCGGGATGGCACGGCGCCGTGAGTGGCCCATTGCAGATACATTGAAGGACAAATCATTCCAAATTGAGCCAACCTAACTAACCAGTGGGAATTTGCACAAATAACAATTTTGACTGATTGTTGCCCTCCAACCAAGTTGCGCAGCTCGGGAATCCCTTCGGAGTGTCTGGACTACAATGCCCCGGATCACAATCCCACTGATTCAAACCTCTCGCTGTTCGGCTGTCACGGCCAGGGAGGCAACCAGGTGACGCACTTGACCTCCGTCGTGTTGAACTGAACCACTTCACTGAAAAACAGCCACTAGCTTTGTGCTAACTTGGTGGCTTTGAGTGCATTAATCGCATTACCATTTATTTCCGCGATGAAACTCAAGTGTGTGACAGTCGCTTGCCTTTGCGTCGCAGTACTTTGAGTACACGTCCCGGAAGGAAATCCGCTTCAACTCGGTGACGGAGCTGTGCGCCGAGGTGGCCGAGGGCCAGACGGCCGTCGGCATGAGGCACTGCCCCAGCGACCGTGACGTCTCGCCGGCCGCCATCCTGTGGGACTTTCGAGACGTAAGCAGTAACCCCCCACGCTCTTACTATAACGTTGTTCGTCTCGCTCACCGTCTCTCATTTCGTCTTTTTTGCCTTTGTTTCCCTCCTGCTAGGACAAGAGCATCTACCACCCTCAGTCAGACAAATGCATCACGGCCTACCGCACACCCGAGGGCCGCGCTGACGTCCGCATGAGGACCTGCGATCCGCTCGATCAAAACCAGCAGTGGAAGTTTGAGTGGTAGATGCCCAAAGCCAAAGTCTTGACTATTGAGGGATGATTGGCCCCCTTTTAGTGCATTTTTTCTGCCTGCATGTGCTGCAGAGATGGAGATTGCTGACTTTTAGCCGCTGTGTAGCATGGAAGTGCCTCAGGAAAAGTGTCAAGCTCACAAAGTGCCTGACTGCGTCACTCCGAATCAACAGAGTGCGCCACCTCAGGCAAAACCGTGTCGCCACAGACAAAAGGTTATGTCTATAAATCGAAAAAATCCACATCTAATTGATGCACATTATAAATGCATTGTGACAATAATGCATTAATTTTAGTACTTTtgtaaagccccccccccctcaaaaataCATTCTTGAACAAAATTAGGATAAACTGCCAAGAACTGCCCcaaacccccccaaaaacatatatatttttttaaaatcttgagGTGGTGGCTTTGAcccaatgtagctgcttcctaaAATGAGAGGCAGCAGACAAAAGACACTTTTAACACAAGCAAGTGCAATTATTATCGACAAGACTGAATCGGTGGGCCTTTTAGAAGGATGTCATTATAACGCCTGTGAGATTTCTTGCCTTTTAAATGTGATTAGTTGAACGAAAACATGATTGTTGGATGACTATAGTCACTTTGTGACTTTAAACTCGCCTCTGCTGGATGTTTTTTTGTCTGACTGTACTTGAAGTGGCTAAAACAAAATGGAGAACTGTTCGGTACCTTTTGTTATGTTTTTGGATTATTGTCGAGTTTGAGGGACAAAGTTGATGTAGGCACTCCTGAAACTACTGATGCAATGACGGGATTACTTGATCTGAAGGGAAGGAATTAAAAACTGTAATGATTGCAATTGGGCTTTGTCTATACAGTTTTGATCTACTGCAGAACTTATGTTTTACTTTAAATTCATATTTAAGCATGTGCTTCAAACTTGTCCCACGAGAGGGCGACAGAGTAATTCAAGAGCTCTGCCCACCACCAATTCACATGGTTACACAGTGCTGTTTTACGTGTCTGTATTTTTGCCTCGCAGCAAGGATCTTAAGAAAGTGAGCGCTGAGAAGAAAGACGTGTGCAGTTCTAGTTTACGGTATTCCATTGTCTATATTTATAGTTATGATTATGTTTAATATGGCCCTCCACTATGACTATCAATGTCCTCCCGAAATAAATTCAATTAATTCAAACTGATGacataaaaatacaatttttcACAAATATGAAGCTATTACACTGTCAGGCAGTTTATTGTGATTTATAAACGCGTGAAAATATTTGGAGATTAAAAGTGATTAGAACAGTTGAGAAATGTTTCGAAAGAGCATAAATGTTCATCAAGCGacgaaagaaaaacatttttgcttttCTGGGGATTTTATTACGTTGGAGAagtctaaaaataataaaaacatcgggtgttttattttgaactaCAGGCGGAAACGGCACTGTCTGGAATCACAGCTATTTACTGAATCTCACGCCAAAGTTAGAATTGACCTCAATGGACTCATTCGCTCTCGCTAAATAACCAACCTAACTCGATAATCCGGGTAAATAAATAATCCGTGTAGGCTAATCCATTTATATTTGTCTCATTGGAATGAACGGAGTCACGTAGGTGTGAAAAGGggagcgaggaggaggaggaggaacagcGCCGCTGATGAAGCCGCAATTAGTTGAATCGAATCCACCGAGGAATCTCCACCTCAGCGAACACCTCACTCGGTTGCAGGCAACCAAGAAGAAGCCGCGACATGGCCGCCTGTCGACGGAACCGACTCAAACTTTTTCTCAGCGGCGCTGCCTTGTTGGCTTTACTTTTCCTCTACTTTGGCGAGCCTCCCGACACCGACCCCCACGTCCTCGAGGCACGCGAGTCGTACCTGAGGAGGCCGGTTTACGAGAAGCCGCCGTTGCTGCCGGACGCCCCCGGGGCGCTGGGCAGTGCCGTGCTGCTGACGCTGACCGGCGACGAGAAACGCAAGCAGGAAGAGAGCATCTCCAAGCATCAGATCAACATCTACGTCAGTGACATGATCTCATTGCATCGACGCCTCCCGGAGAGGTGGAACCCGCTGTGAGTAACTTTGGAAACAACGCCGGGAGAATGCTGAAAGTCGATCATTGACACTGCAGCTTTCCCATCATTCTGTTTTGTGAATGCTGAGAGCACGCAAATTTGTTCTTCACTTGCATGGATGTCACGCCATCGCTGCTTGAATACTGAGAGTCAATTGTGCAAACTTGATAGTTCTTTTTCTCAATtcttgtgtgttgctgtgcacTTGGATTGTAGGTGCCGAGACGTGCTCTACGACTACCACCATTTGCCCAGCACCTCTGTCATCATCGCCTTCTACAACGAGGCCTGGTCCACGCTGCTCAGGACAGTCCACAGCGTCCTGGAGACGTCTCCCGACATCCTGCTCAAGGAGCTGATCCTGGTCGACGACTTCAGCGAAGCAGGTGACCCGGCGATGCGTCCTACACTCTTTCCCGCCGGCCTTTGAACTATTTTGGCTAGCCTTGTTTAGCTCACAACACGTTTGGCCGCAAAGTTGACAAATTACCCGCCTCACCCTCTTCTACAGTTGAGATGTGGCAATTAGAAAGAGTTTAAATTACTACTTCATGTGACAGATGGGCTGAAAACAAGTTGCTCAGGACTCGCCAGATGCTCCAATTATTGGCATGCCTTCACAGGTGTGTCGGTGTGAAGTACGgtggttgaaaaaaaatcaacacacaGAGGTGCCGAGAACTTTGCAACACAACAGTTGTCCTAAATGTTttgtcaaataataataaaccagctcagtggcctagtagtagagtgtccgccctgagactggaaggttgtgggttcaaaccccggccgggtcataccaaagactataaaaatgggacccattgcctccctgcttggcactcagcattaagggttggaattggggggttagatcaccaaatgattcccgagcgcggcaccgctgctgctcactgctcccctctcccccaggggatggattaaaatcacatggggatgggttaaatgcagaggacaaatttcaccacacccagatgtgtgtgtgacgatgatcattgggactttgggggactttaataaaaacaattctacCTTAATATCGCAATGGtttgttgtttgtgtttctTTTGTAAAGATCACTTGAAAGAGCCTTTGGAGAAATACCTGAGAGGCTTGCGGAAGGTGCGCCTGATCCGGGCCACCAAGCGGGAGGGCCTAGTGCGAGCCCGCCTGCTGGGGGCGTCCTACAGCACGGGCGACATCCTGACCTTCCTGGATTGCCACTGCGAGTGCCACGAAGGCTGGCTGGAGCCTCTTCTCCACAGGTACAAGCCGGGTCGGGCCGGGCCGAGCCACCTCCTTGCCACACACCACGTAAACAAAGCCTCCCGCTAGGATCAAGGAGGAGCCAACAGCCGTGGTGTGTCCCGTCATTGACTCCATCGACTGGAACACTTTCAAATATTTGGGCAACCCCGGCGAGCCTCAGATCGGCGGCTTCAACTGGGGGATGGTCTTTACGTGGCACACAATCCCAGATCACGAGAGGAAACGGCGcaattcgcccatcgacgtcatcaGGTGTGCTTCGGCCCTCCCAAAAGGGGGCAAATGCCGTCCTCAACTTTCACGCAGAGATCCTGCAACATCTTTTCTCATTGTTAGGTCCCCCACTATGGCGGGCGGTTTATTTGCTGTGAGTAAGAGCTACTTTTCCTACTTGGGCACGTACGACACGGGCATGGAGGTGTGGGGAGGGGAGAACCTGGAATTCTCCTTCCGGGTAAGAAAAGTTTTGAATGCTAAGTGTTCAGTGTCACCACAAACTCAATGGGCATTACGCGCGGTTTATTTCCAGATCTGGCAGTGCGGCGGCAGCCTCGAGGTGCACCCATGCTCGCACGTGGGCCATGTCTTCCCCAAGGCGGCGCCGTACTCGCGCAAGAAGGCGCTGGCCAACAATGTGCGCGCCGTCGAAGTGTGGCTGGACGACTACAGGGAGGTCTACTACAACCGCAACCGTCACGCCCGAGCGGTGAGCCGGCCATGAACGAACACCGTTAGCCAACAGGTGTCGCCTGTCGCTCCTCCGATGTGTCAGCCGTGTAATCGAGCTGGAGCTGCCAGGATCAGGTGGCTTGTGCGCCTCCTGTGCCAAGTAACGGGTCACAAACACCCTGTGTAAGCGCCAGAAATCTCTAGTTTAGTTTGAGAAGGTGACAGCAGCTCCAGCAAAATGAGCATCTCTTTCACACAGCTGTAAAAGAACTGCCTCTTTCACACGGCAACATATTTTCATTTGCAGCGACTTGAGCTGCTCTCTTTCACACATTGAGTTTTCACCAAATGACCACTTTGTTCCTGCCGAGACTTGGCCAAATGTGTTTCACACAGAGATCAAGCAAATCGTCTTACACAAAAGACATACTGTCAAATCAGAGCCCTCTTTTGCGTGGTGGCCCCGCTAAATGAATGCCTTTTACACAGAAGCCTTTCAAAACGAACGCCTGTTGTCTTTCAGGAGAACTTCGGCGACGTGTCAGAGCGCCTTCGGCTGCGGGAGAAGCTGGGCTGCAAAAACTTCAAATGGTACCTGAACAACATTTACCCTGAACTCTATGTCCCAGAGGACCGGCCGGGATTTTTCGGAATGGTGAGAAATGGCTGCAACGAAGCTCATTTTTtgattgtggggaaaaaaaagtagattttttttgtgtgtttttttcagtTAAAAAGTGTGGGCAAGGCAGAtttttgtttggactacaaCCCTCAAGGCGAGAGCAAAACAGTGATTCTATATCATTGCCACGGCTTGGGCCATAACCAGGTTGGCAACACAACacacaagaaacaaaaaaatgccaatattctttttcctttttgcgTACCTTCAGCTGTCTAATTGTCTACAAAATcctgaaattgaaaaaaaaaaaatggttttgcaGTTCTTTGAATTCTCGTCGGACGGAGCCCTCCGTTACCACATGGGCGACTCCTGCGTGGAAGGCGACAACGTCAGTGCCTATCTGACCGTGCAGCTCTGCGCCAAAACCTCCGAGCCGGTACTGGCGCAACAGAAGTTCAACTTGAGGGAGGCAAGTATGGGCCATGTTCAGATCACACATGGAAAATACCTAaagaggggtgtgtagacttttcctAGCCAGGGTTGTACTGAGCCCAATGCCTTGCGCTTGCTTGTAGGATGGCAGGCTACTGCACTTGGACAGCCTGAAGTGCGTGGAAGCGCTGGAGCGGACAGACCAAGGCGTACCGGCACCGATGCTGCGGCCGTGTTCGGACAGCCATTTCCAAAAGTGGACCTTTCAGCCCATGTGATGGTACCGTTCTTCACTTTTTGCCACCTCCTCACGTTTttgcgtggtcggtcagttggTTCTGACGAGTTCTTTGTGAAGACTGGAGGGATTCATTTTTACAGCTGTGTggattttgctgttttttttaatgaagatgGAGAATGAAGTGCACAGTTTGCCCAGCAGAGAGCGCCCAAGCTCCTCCATCAAACTTGTTGGACAAACTTCAGAATCGGCCTGCTAAATGTTTACACTGAAAGGGAATTTGCCTTTTCGGGCGTGCAGCTTCAACAGACTAAAAACAAAGCCATTTTTTCAAGTCTTCGTTCTTTAGGTTTACTATTTTAttgttcacttccccttttctacaCTTTTGTTTGAAATTGTTATTCTATGTTCACTTGGCTTTCATTGTTTACTTCCCCTTTTCTACACTTtggtttgtatttttattattctttttttacttGGATTTCTTTGCAGGATCTTTGGTCACACGTTGCAAAAAGGCCTCGTCTTTGATTCGGGGTGGCAGAACACGGTGCGCCCGTCTCCAATTGCACACGTGTCTTTAATGATAATGCAAAACAAGGCTCTCCATGGGGGTTGAGGCTTTGCAAATGCTCAGGCTTCAGTTGTCAGGGCGACGGAGTGCCTGGGCCATTTCTCCGCCGCATGCATGTCGCTTGATTTGAGGTAATCCCCAATACCCAGAACAGCTCAGGAGCTGCACTTGCATACAttagaccagtgtttcccaatcagtgtgccgcggcacactggtgtgccgtgagagatgttcagctgtgccgtgggaaattgtccaacattaaataccgagcgaattgtaaacaggattaccaaaccacaggtcagttaacgcaaggctaatcgtgcatgcgtggcaaatcggagaatcttgagaatctttgtgtgtgttgctgttagtgttggctcgtgagcgaacgattcgttcaaaggaACAATTTTTATTTCAGTGAACAAGAGTGAAGGAATCACTTCCTGAAgcgaaacgaagaagaaaatgacgttttcgttccgatggaaatcagagcatgtagttcaacgggagaacctggattgttcctaaaacagtaaacaaagccatattgattcttttggattctgatcacaatcactttcaatagtttatttcttatactgtctaaaaccttttttcaaaaactgtcactttcatttacaaaagaaatacaatttgaagaatatttagtatttatctttattcaattattcgactctccatacatataaagGAAtaggtcttttgttgtaatataactgattttaatatagaagctggtgtaacacttaacagatttttgttggtggtgtgcctcgagattttttccaatgaaaaggtgtgccgtgaatgaaaaaaggttgggaaacactgcattaGACGACATATTTTGACTTCCAGGAGGGAGGTTGAAAACATGCCAGTCCCTCACAGATTCCAACATCAGCGGCCGAGAAGCAGCTCTTGACATCTACCAGCTGCACCGTTGCGTGTGCGTGCCATGATCCCGTGAGATGTCCAAACACCTCATAATCAGATATTGATTTGCTTACAGGATGTAGagtagaaaaaaattcagattcccTCCCACCCCATACAAGTCTTAGAAATTAGGCTTGATACGTTTCAAGCCTTTTTAGAAGATTGAACGCTTTTGCGAGCGATCAAGCTCCgcctccctttcctttctccTTTCTCTTCATGCCATTCCTTGATTGCTTGCTAAATGGGCTCCCTTTCAGAAACGAGGACCCAATCTCAGGTTGCGTGCACTTCCAATGCGTTGTTGAGATCGGCGCTTCTCAAACCAGGGtcgataagccgcgactttgggCTCTGTAAAATAATTTGAAGCCAGGCAAGCACGGCTGTTCAAATGGACGTGACTCAGGGTCACAAAGCATCACGCTATCGTTACCTGACCGctccacaagagggcgcaaAATCCCCGTATGTGCACCCATGGTGCTTATGTTCAATTTCAGGGTACTTCGGCCCTGCGTTGTTACGCCGCGCTTAATGCGCATGCCAGAAACCTTGACTTTTGGCATATTAAAAGCTCTGATAGGATTGTTTTTCTTCACACCTTGTCCCAGATGCCCCAACCGGGGTCTCTTACCTCCACACGCCCTCGAATACTTTGACTCCCGCATTTGACAGCGTGTGATCAAATTGAATTCCGTCCGCTCTCTCGGGGTCCCCGGTCTCTTCTCAGGTCA contains the following coding sequences:
- the poc1bl gene encoding polypeptide N-acetylgalactosaminyltransferase 4 isoform X1 translates to MLATSADICTPAVYFSRRTEDGKQQPRQPRKDARTHATAGRGFPLLAAMRGRYSHKVGVLAKAFFLLWLLWLGYLLLVLSPSSSSPSSSSSDTPDPEHDKRHVAEPDLAELARPVYAKPPADDGAPGEWGRAAVLDLGPEEKTQAQDSVERYAINIFVSERISLHRHIKDNRMPECRSKQFDYRHLPSTSVIIAFYNEAWSTLLRTVHSVLESTPDILLKEVILVDDYSDRGYLKTPLAQYLSGLQRVRLIRTTKREGLVRARLIGASYSAGNVLTFLDCHCECVPGWIEPLLERIRQNPNTIVCPVIDTIDWNTFEFYMQPEEPMIGGFDWRLTFQWHAVPEQERRRRKSRIEPLRSPTMAGGLFAVSKAYFKRLGTYDTGMEVWGGENLELSFRVWQCGGSLEIHPCSHVGHVFPKKAPYARPNFLQNTVRAAEVWMDDYKQHFYKRNPPAKKENYGDVSERLQLRERLQCKSFQWYLSNIYPDLHIPEDRAGWHGALRSSGIPSECLDYNAPDHNPTDSNLSLFGCHGQGGNQYFEYTSRKEIRFNSVTELCAEVAEGQTAVGMRHCPSDRDVSPAAILWDFRDDKSIYHPQSDKCITAYRTPEGRADVRMRTCDPLDQNQQWKFEW
- the galnt12 gene encoding polypeptide N-acetylgalactosaminyltransferase 12; this encodes MAACRRNRLKLFLSGAALLALLFLYFGEPPDTDPHVLEARESYLRRPVYEKPPLLPDAPGALGSAVLLTLTGDEKRKQEESISKHQINIYVSDMISLHRRLPERWNPLCRDVLYDYHHLPSTSVIIAFYNEAWSTLLRTVHSVLETSPDILLKELILVDDFSEADHLKEPLEKYLRGLRKVRLIRATKREGLVRARLLGASYSTGDILTFLDCHCECHEGWLEPLLHRIKEEPTAVVCPVIDSIDWNTFKYLGNPGEPQIGGFNWGMVFTWHTIPDHERKRRNSPIDVIRSPTMAGGLFAVSKSYFSYLGTYDTGMEVWGGENLEFSFRIWQCGGSLEVHPCSHVGHVFPKAAPYSRKKALANNVRAVEVWLDDYREVYYNRNRHARAENFGDVSERLRLREKLGCKNFKWYLNNIYPELYVPEDRPGFFGMLKSVGKADFCLDYNPQGESKTVILYHCHGLGHNQFFEFSSDGALRYHMGDSCVEGDNVSAYLTVQLCAKTSEPVLAQQKFNLREDGRLLHLDSLKCVEALERTDQGVPAPMLRPCSDSHFQKWTFQPM
- the poc1bl gene encoding polypeptide N-acetylgalactosaminyltransferase 4 isoform X2 is translated as MLATSADICTPAVYFSRRTEDGKQQPRQPRKDARTHATAGRGFPLLAAMRGRYSHKVGVLAKAFFLLWLLWLGYLLLVLSPSSSSPSSSSSDTPDPEHDKRHVAEPDLAELARPVYAKPPADDGAPGEWGRAAVLDLGPEEKTQAQDSVERYAINIFVSERISLHRHIKDNRMPECRSKQFDYRHLPSTSVIIAFYNEAWSTLLRTVHSVLESTPDILLKEVILVDDYSDRGYLKTPLAQYLSGLQRVRLIRTTKREGLVRARLIGASYSAGNVLTFLDCHCECVPGWIEPLLERQNPNTIVCPVIDTIDWNTFEFYMQPEEPMIGGFDWRLTFQWHAVPEQERRRRKSRIEPLRSPTMAGGLFAVSKAYFKRLGTYDTGMEVWGGENLELSFRVWQCGGSLEIHPCSHVGHVFPKKAPYARPNFLQNTVRAAEVWMDDYKQHFYKRNPPAKKENYGDVSERLQLRERLQCKSFQWYLSNIYPDLHIPEDRAGWHGALRSSGIPSECLDYNAPDHNPTDSNLSLFGCHGQGGNQYFEYTSRKEIRFNSVTELCAEVAEGQTAVGMRHCPSDRDVSPAAILWDFRDDKSIYHPQSDKCITAYRTPEGRADVRMRTCDPLDQNQQWKFEW